Part of the Tepiditoga spiralis genome, AAAGATGCTTTAAATCTTTCATCAAATTTAATGAAGATAACTTATCCCTTTATAATTTTTATTTCTCTTTGGGCAATAATTTCTGGAGTTTTAAATACTAAAAAAGTGTTTTTCACACCTGCTGTTGCACCAGCATTGACTAATATAACAACTATAATGGGAATCTTTTTTTCTTTTTTATTTCTACCAAAAATACTTGGTCCAGTAATAGGATTTACTCTTGGTGGATTATTTCAATTTTTATTTGTTATTCCATCATTAAAAAAAACAGGTTACTCTATAACCTTTGAATTTGAAAAAAAATATGTAAAAGAAATAAGTATCTTATTTGGGCCAGCACTCCTTGGAGTTGCAGTAACCACATTAAATACATTAGTCGATCAAAATATAGCAACTTGGACTGGAACCGGTGGAGTTTCTACCATACAATATGCTTCAAGATTGTATCAATTACCTTTAGGAATCTTTGCAGTAAGTGTAGCTAATTCTCTTTTACCAAAACTATCCAAAGCAGTTCATTTAAAAGATGAAATACTTTATTCAAAACATTTAAAAGATAGCATAGAAATAATAGCATTCTTAACAATTCCATCTGCAGTTGGATTATTTTTATTGAGTAATGGACTAATTGGATTGATTTATCAACATGGAAACTTTACACAAGCAGATACGATCATAACAGGAAAAACACTTGCAATGTACGCAATCGGACTACCTTTTTACTCTCTTTACAGTATCTTTGTAAGAACCTATCACTCAAAATTAAACACAAAATTACCAACTATAATTTCAATAATAATGCTAATAGTAAATGCTTCATTGAACTTAATCTTTATTTTTTATATAAAAACAGGAATTTATGGAATTGCACTTGCAACATCTCTTTCTGGAGCTTTAGGAATGATTATTTCAATGATTCCATCTATACAACATATAAAATTAAACACAATTTTAGAAATAATAAAGATAACAATAGCCTCCTCTTTAATGGGAGCTTTCATACTATCGACTCAAACCATATTTAATTCTAAAATATTACTATTAATACAAATTTTCATAAGTACTCTATTATACT contains:
- the murJ gene encoding murein biosynthesis integral membrane protein MurJ, producing the protein MSELLTHSILFGIATLISRLLGLVRDAAFAHYFGRSEAFDAYTIAIMLPFFLRRIFAEGALSSAFIPLFSRKGKKESQKFLSTTIWLMLFSTSIIYIFVLFFSKDLAFLLGSGLSKDALNLSSNLMKITYPFIIFISLWAIISGVLNTKKVFFTPAVAPALTNITTIMGIFFSFLFLPKILGPVIGFTLGGLFQFLFVIPSLKKTGYSITFEFEKKYVKEISILFGPALLGVAVTTLNTLVDQNIATWTGTGGVSTIQYASRLYQLPLGIFAVSVANSLLPKLSKAVHLKDEILYSKHLKDSIEIIAFLTIPSAVGLFLLSNGLIGLIYQHGNFTQADTIITGKTLAMYAIGLPFYSLYSIFVRTYHSKLNTKLPTIISIIMLIVNASLNLIFIFYIKTGIYGIALATSLSGALGMIISMIPSIQHIKLNTILEIIKITIASSLMGAFILSTQTIFNSKILLLIQIFISTLLYFGFAYLLRIKNMHQVINIFLKKISSSK